One genomic window of Pseudomonas sp. LFM046 includes the following:
- a CDS encoding class I SAM-dependent methyltransferase, translating into MDPRRKEYLSTEVHYTEESLRIGEHYVMHEWERPLIRRMVENLKITSTDHVLEIGFGLGISATLLQQFRPVTHTIVEPHPQVLEQARQWQGERNGVHLRQGYWQQLGSDSTHFTAIFFDPFCDDMAAVDDENISFLEFASRTLLAEDGRLAMFCIHPFLPLDYQRAMFAHYRQVEIGVVQVEPRDTADPTDKWSGRMISVVLYK; encoded by the coding sequence ATGGACCCCAGACGCAAGGAGTACCTCTCGACGGAGGTACATTACACAGAAGAGTCTCTGCGCATCGGCGAGCACTACGTCATGCACGAGTGGGAGCGACCACTGATCCGCCGGATGGTCGAGAATCTGAAAATCACATCGACGGACCATGTGCTGGAGATTGGATTCGGCCTGGGGATTTCGGCAACGCTCCTGCAGCAGTTCCGCCCTGTCACTCACACCATCGTCGAGCCGCATCCACAAGTTCTGGAGCAGGCCAGGCAATGGCAGGGAGAGCGTAACGGCGTCCATCTCCGGCAGGGTTACTGGCAGCAACTGGGGAGTGATTCAACCCACTTCACGGCCATTTTCTTCGATCCCTTCTGCGACGACATGGCGGCGGTCGACGACGAGAACATCTCCTTTCTTGAGTTCGCTTCTCGTACCTTGCTGGCGGAAGACGGACGCCTAGCCATGTTCTGCATACACCCGTTCCTGCCCCTCGACTACCAGCGCGCCATGTTCGCCCACTATCGGCAGGTGGAGATCGGCGTGGTGCAAGTCGAGCCTCGGGACACTGCGGACCCTACCGACAAGTGGAGTGGTCGCATGATCTCGGTCGTCCTCTACAAGTAG